In the genome of Beijerinckiaceae bacterium RH AL1, the window TGCATCCATCAACGTGCCGAAACGCGCTTCGCCAAAGGGCATCTGGCGCCGGTTGATGAAGGCGAAAAGCCAGCCACCGAGTCCGAGCGCGATGACGACGCCGGCAGCGATGCAGGCCCGGACCAGCGCTTCGACCTGCGTCGCCGGGTAAAACACTCGCGCGAAAAAATGCTTCGAGGCGATCAGTGCGAAGCCGATCGAGCGATCAGCGTTCTGCATCCGGAAGAGCGCCCACCGGCTCGCGCCTTCGCCCGAGAAGCGGTGGGGCGCCCAACGCGCCGCCACGACGATTTCGTAAGCGAGGCTCCACAGAAGAAAGAAGCTGACGCAAGTGAAGATCGCGATACCGATCCTATACGTGATCACTCGCGTCATGGCCGTCTCCTGCTTTCGGTTTGCGAACGGACCTTCTTTTGGGCTTCGTCTCGCTTTTCGCGTTCCTATCTGCCTTGCTGGCGCGCCACTCCGCCATGCGCGAAAAATGCACTGCCGAGGTGCCGCGCCAGCCCCCGATCTTGCGCTGCTGGATGACGATCGGGAGCACCGATTTGATGTAGCCGACGATTTCCTCGCGGCGCAGGCCCAGCCCCGCCTGCATCACCATGAGGGCGAGTTGCTCGAAAGCGCCGGCCGGGCTGTCGGCATGGACCGTGGTGATGCTGCCGGGGTGGCCGGTGTTGATCGCGCGTAGGAAAGAATAGGCTTCGGCGCCACGGATTTCGCCGAGAAAGATGCGGTCCGGCCGCAACCGCATGGCCGCTTGCAGCAGCGTCTCGACGGTGACACGCGCCTGGCCCTGATCGCCTTTCGAGGCGACGAGCGGCAGGTAGTTTCCCTGGATCGGCTTGACCTCGCGCGTATCCTCGATGGTGATGATGCGGTCCGTGGCGGGGACCTCCTTCAGGATCGCATTGAGGAAGGTCGTCTTGCCCGACGACGTGCCGCCCGACAGCAGGATCGAATAGCTGTTCACGACGGCGAGACGGATGAACTCCTCGATCCGGCCG includes:
- a CDS encoding Type II secretion system protein E (ID:RHAL1_p00084;~source:Prodigal:2.6); the protein is MTVFLDRALAPIRPWLDDDQVVEICANGPGTVWVERFGQSAMERHDVPELTEAAIRHLTERIAGHSGQSVNEEQPLLSAALPTGERFQGVMPPATTGGGAFAIRKQVIKEMALDDYRKLGSFEKVETAAEGALSEVDRRLCEHLDAGRIEEFIRLAVVNSYSILLSGGTSSGKTTFLNAILKEVPATDRIITIEDTREVKPIQGNYLPLVASKGDQGQARVTVETLLQAAMRLRPDRIFLGEIRGAEAYSFLRAINTGHPGSITTVHADSPAGAFEQLALMVMQAGLGLRREEIVGYIKSVLPIVIQQRKIGGWRGTSAVHFSRMAEWRASKADRNAKSETKPKRRSVRKPKAGDGHDASDHV